A stretch of the Sulfurimonas sp. HSL3-1 genome encodes the following:
- a CDS encoding DegT/DnrJ/EryC1/StrS family aminotransferase: MSAPGVTSAPIPFSARVRERDALAARTFALDPDAPARLEAAVAAYHGCAHAIAFDTPSSALEALLAPLKEATIITDAMAPSHRSSALRRSGVRTRYADIGLNGVLMAAAVEKAIGTETDAVLFAHFGGIRSIAPEVPAALTLLEDATGSLLPMKPSGSAVWSLAPLMPEGVSSTGFLLTDDDVIAQSARLFRRGGRQPGSLWNYDLPLRGADCTLDLLAAAVALEQLRHLETACERRRENSALLDEQLHSSTLFDCMKRAPDDAPESYPILLTPQLYCPKEDIYSSIRGKGIEATVCCKPLYKTTAFKDEGVRLPVTEDFYKALLQLPCHHRLTTDEIRQVAAAVQEATEKYAYRGCSF, translated from the coding sequence ATGAGCGCCCCCGGCGTCACATCAGCCCCCATCCCCTTCTCGGCCCGGGTCAGGGAACGTGACGCCCTTGCGGCGCGGACCTTCGCACTCGACCCTGATGCGCCCGCCCGGCTGGAAGCGGCCGTCGCGGCTTACCACGGCTGCGCCCACGCCATTGCGTTCGACACCCCCTCCTCCGCACTGGAAGCGCTCCTCGCTCCCCTCAAAGAAGCGACGATCATCACCGACGCCATGGCCCCGTCCCACCGCTCCAGCGCGCTCCGCCGCAGCGGTGTCCGCACGCGCTACGCCGACATCGGTCTTAACGGCGTCCTGATGGCCGCCGCCGTCGAAAAGGCGATCGGTACGGAAACAGACGCCGTGCTCTTCGCGCATTTCGGGGGCATCCGTTCGATCGCTCCGGAGGTTCCGGCCGCACTGACACTGCTCGAGGACGCTACCGGTTCCCTGCTCCCGATGAAGCCCTCCGGCTCCGCCGTCTGGTCACTCGCGCCCCTCATGCCTGAGGGCGTCAGCTCTACCGGCTTTCTGCTCACCGACGACGATGTAATCGCGCAAAGTGCCCGCCTTTTTCGCCGGGGGGGCCGGCAGCCTGGCAGTCTCTGGAACTACGACCTTCCCCTCCGGGGGGCCGACTGCACGCTGGACCTTCTCGCCGCCGCCGTCGCGCTGGAACAGCTGCGGCACCTGGAAACCGCCTGCGAGCGCCGCCGCGAGAACAGTGCGCTGCTGGACGAACAGCTGCACTCCAGTACCCTCTTTGACTGCATGAAGCGCGCCCCCGATGACGCCCCTGAAAGCTACCCCATCCTGCTGACCCCGCAGCTCTACTGTCCGAAAGAGGATATTTATAGCAGCATAAGAGGGAAAGGTATTGAAGCGACCGTCTGCTGCAAACCGCTTTACAAAACGACGGCGTTCAAAGATGAGGGGGTCCGTTTACCGGTGACGGAGGATTTCTACAAGGCCCTGCTGCAGCTCCCCTGCCACCACAGGCTCACTACTGACGAAATCAGGCAGGTCGCCGCGGCCGTGCAAGAAGCGACGGAGAAGTACGCCTACCGGGGCTGCAGCTTCTAA
- the thrS gene encoding threonine--tRNA ligase has translation MDAIALKHNDDIIDLQTAEALGISGEAIVLDNSDDALEVLRHSTAHLMAQAINSLYTNAKFFVGPVVKDGFYYDFKVDEEIGEADLKNIEKEMLRLAKKKYDIERYEISMEEAKHKFGNDELKLDVLKRIPETKVSVYKQGDFEDLCRGPHLPSVRHIRHFKLTKIAGAYRGGDSKNEMLTRIYGVAFADKETLKAYLDRMAEAEKRDHRKIGNEMKLFTFREEVGAGFPIWLPAGGRLRSRLEGLLFKAHRKRGYEPVRGPEMLRSDLWKTSGHYQNYGENMYFTNIDEIEFGVKPMNCVGHIKAYEHDLHSYRDLPLKYFEYGVVHRHEMTGALHGLFRVREFTQDDAHIFCTAEQIEEQIIEIVDFIDKIMKTFGFEYQMMISTKPEKAVGDDAIWETATNALKTAMDRNSLTYGIDEGGGAFYGPKIDIKITDAIGREWQCGTVQLDFNLPERFELEYTGEGNAKVQPVMIHRAILGSFERFIGILTEHYAGEFPMFVAPTQVAIIPIAETHNAYAKELSDKLMDIGADSEIFDKNESLNKRVRTAEKGRVPMIIVIGDDEVANKKVAVRDRRERTQYDLSEAEFIALIQKKINEVHF, from the coding sequence ATGGATGCTATTGCACTCAAACACAACGACGATATCATTGATTTGCAAACCGCCGAGGCCCTCGGAATCAGCGGGGAAGCGATCGTACTGGATAACTCGGATGACGCCCTGGAAGTACTACGCCACTCCACGGCACACCTGATGGCCCAGGCGATCAATTCGCTCTACACCAATGCCAAGTTTTTCGTTGGTCCCGTCGTCAAAGACGGATTCTATTACGACTTCAAAGTCGACGAAGAGATCGGCGAAGCGGACCTGAAGAATATCGAGAAAGAGATGCTCAGACTGGCGAAGAAGAAGTATGACATTGAACGCTATGAGATCTCGATGGAAGAGGCGAAACACAAATTCGGCAACGACGAGCTGAAACTCGATGTCCTGAAGCGTATCCCGGAGACAAAAGTTTCCGTCTACAAACAGGGCGATTTCGAGGACCTCTGCCGGGGTCCGCACCTGCCGAGCGTGCGCCATATCCGTCACTTCAAACTGACGAAGATCGCCGGGGCCTACCGCGGCGGCGACAGCAAGAACGAGATGCTGACCCGTATCTACGGCGTCGCCTTCGCGGACAAAGAGACCCTCAAAGCCTACCTTGACCGCATGGCGGAGGCGGAAAAACGCGACCACCGCAAGATCGGCAACGAGATGAAACTCTTTACCTTCCGCGAAGAGGTCGGCGCGGGCTTCCCGATCTGGCTTCCGGCCGGGGGACGCCTGCGTTCGCGCCTGGAGGGACTGCTCTTCAAGGCGCACCGCAAGCGCGGTTACGAGCCGGTCCGCGGACCGGAGATGCTGCGTTCGGATCTCTGGAAGACCTCCGGGCACTACCAGAACTACGGCGAGAACATGTATTTCACAAATATCGACGAGATCGAGTTCGGCGTCAAGCCGATGAACTGCGTCGGCCACATCAAGGCCTATGAACACGACTTGCACTCCTACCGCGACCTGCCGCTGAAGTACTTTGAATATGGCGTCGTCCACCGCCACGAGATGACGGGGGCGCTCCACGGGCTCTTCCGTGTCCGGGAGTTCACGCAGGATGATGCGCACATCTTCTGTACGGCGGAGCAGATCGAGGAACAGATCATCGAGATCGTCGATTTCATCGACAAGATCATGAAGACCTTCGGCTTTGAGTACCAGATGATGATCTCAACCAAGCCGGAGAAGGCCGTCGGCGACGACGCGATCTGGGAAACGGCGACCAACGCGCTGAAGACGGCGATGGACCGTAACAGCCTTACCTACGGGATCGACGAGGGGGGCGGGGCCTTCTACGGGCCGAAGATCGACATCAAAATCACCGATGCGATCGGCCGGGAGTGGCAGTGCGGAACGGTCCAGCTCGACTTCAACCTGCCGGAGCGTTTCGAGCTCGAATACACGGGCGAAGGCAACGCCAAGGTGCAGCCGGTGATGATCCACCGTGCGATTTTAGGTTCATTTGAGCGATTTATTGGTATATTGACAGAGCATTACGCCGGGGAATTCCCGATGTTCGTCGCGCCGACGCAGGTCGCGATCATTCCGATCGCCGAAACGCATAACGCTTATGCGAAGGAGCTGTCGGACAAATTGATGGACATCGGAGCCGATTCGGAGATCTTCGACAAGAACGAAAGTCTGAACAAACGGGTCCGTACGGCGGAAAAAGGACGGGTGCCTATGATCATCGTTATCGGTGACGACGAGGTAGCCAACAAGAAAGTGGCGGTACGCGACCGCCGCGAACGGACACAGTACGATCTCTCCGAAGCGGAGTTCATCGCGCTGATCCAGAAGAAAATTAATGAGGTACATTTTTGA
- the infC gene encoding translation initiation factor IF-3 has translation MSKKQDRVIMNDDIRAHEVRCVVDGGEALGIVPTDVAMDKANELGLDLVLISPTAKPPVAKIMDYGKFKYQEEKKKKEAKKKQVKIEVKEIKLSVKIAENDVGYKVKHAREFLEEGKHVKFRVFLRGREMAHPEAAKDVLLKVWPMVEDIGVMDKEPRLEGRYYNMLVLPKKDDKKK, from the coding sequence TTGAGTAAAAAACAAGACCGCGTCATCATGAACGATGACATCCGAGCTCACGAGGTACGCTGTGTCGTAGACGGCGGAGAAGCACTGGGTATCGTCCCGACAGATGTCGCGATGGACAAAGCAAACGAGCTCGGACTTGATCTTGTTCTGATCTCCCCGACGGCAAAACCGCCGGTCGCGAAGATCATGGATTACGGCAAATTCAAGTACCAAGAAGAGAAGAAGAAAAAAGAGGCGAAGAAGAAGCAGGTTAAGATCGAGGTCAAGGAGATCAAACTCTCCGTCAAGATCGCCGAGAACGACGTTGGCTACAAGGTCAAACACGCCCGCGAGTTCCTCGAAGAGGGCAAGCACGTCAAATTCCGCGTCTTTCTGCGCGGTCGCGAAATGGCCCACCCCGAAGCGGCGAAGGATGTCCTGCTCAAAGTATGGCCGATGGTCGAGGATATCGGCGTCATGGACAAAGAGCCGCGCCTGGAAGGGCGCTACTACAATATGCTCGTCCTGCCGAAAAAAGACGACAAGAAGAAATAA
- the rpmI gene encoding 50S ribosomal protein L35 — translation MPKMKSVKGAVKRFKVKKSGKVKRGTAFRSHILTKQDAGTRRKQNTPKYLTNTDAKAVKEMIA, via the coding sequence ATGCCAAAGATGAAATCGGTCAAGGGCGCTGTCAAGCGTTTCAAGGTCAAAAAAAGCGGCAAAGTCAAACGCGGTACAGCGTTTCGCAGCCACATCCTGACAAAACAGGATGCCGGTACACGCCGTAAGCAGAACACGCCGAAGTATCTGACAAACACAGATGCCAAAGCCGTCAAAGAAATGATCGCGTAA
- the rplT gene encoding 50S ribosomal protein L20, with translation MPRVKTGVVRRRRHKKVLKLARGFYSGRRKHFRKAKEQLERSLVYAYRDRKQKKRDFRKLWIVRINAACRLNDMNYSTFMNGLKKAGIELDRKILADMAMNDAAAFSAVVAQAKAAL, from the coding sequence ATGCCAAGAGTAAAAACGGGTGTCGTCAGACGCCGTCGTCACAAAAAAGTACTGAAACTTGCACGCGGTTTCTACAGCGGTCGCCGCAAACACTTCCGCAAAGCGAAAGAGCAGCTCGAGCGCAGCCTCGTCTATGCTTACCGTGACCGCAAGCAGAAGAAACGCGATTTCCGCAAACTGTGGATCGTTCGTATCAATGCGGCATGCCGCCTTAACGATATGAACTACTCTACGTTCATGAACGGTCTGAAAAAAGCAGGCATCGAGCTTGACCGTAAAATTCTTGCCGACATGGCGATGAACGACGCAGCGGCTTTCTCTGCCGTCGTCGCACAGGCCAAAGCGGCGCTGTAA
- the upp gene encoding uracil phosphoribosyltransferase, translating to MTHALHSPLTTHLINRLRDGTTDAEEFRRLVKQLTLLLVDAALGEDDLKPVPLRTWQGENTYALADESEIVFVTILRAGLPMLDAVMDLFPKASVGFLAMKRDETTHEAKLYYDRVPECRGRHVVIVDPMVATGGSLNDAVTLLRQKEPARITSLHIIASPEGVEKVTATHPELALFIAQIDRGLSADKFILPGLGDAGDRAFNTL from the coding sequence ATGACCCATGCACTCCATTCCCCTTTGACAACCCATCTCATCAACCGGCTGCGTGACGGGACAACTGACGCAGAAGAGTTTCGCCGGCTGGTAAAACAGCTGACGCTGCTGCTGGTGGATGCGGCACTGGGGGAGGATGATCTGAAGCCCGTGCCGCTTCGAACCTGGCAGGGAGAGAACACGTATGCTCTGGCGGATGAATCGGAGATCGTTTTCGTGACAATCCTGCGCGCGGGGCTGCCGATGCTCGATGCCGTCATGGATCTTTTCCCAAAGGCCTCGGTCGGTTTCCTGGCGATGAAACGGGATGAGACGACGCATGAAGCGAAGCTCTATTACGACCGCGTGCCCGAATGCCGCGGCAGGCATGTCGTGATCGTCGATCCGATGGTCGCGACGGGCGGTTCACTTAATGATGCCGTGACGCTGCTGCGCCAAAAGGAGCCCGCACGGATCACGTCGCTGCATATCATCGCTTCCCCCGAAGGGGTGGAGAAGGTCACGGCTACACATCCGGAGCTGGCCCTCTTCATTGCGCAGATCGACAGAGGCCTGAGTGCGGACAAATTCATTCTTCCGGGCCTGGGCGACGCCGGCGACCGGGCCTTTAATACGCTCTAG
- a CDS encoding TonB-dependent receptor plug domain-containing protein: MKLGTVLGCAFPLMLMASGTGSDDLAALLEEANRGVASAGLNLDYTTSVVSVLEHDQLFRLGLNTLFEALSIMPGVETSISQFGVKKVIVRGLDNPNTFTFDKTRLVLDGVPIETAFLSNTATFLELPVGIIERIEVLRGPASAYFGSGAFNGVISVTTRHSEADGSGLFFGGGSYAYRMGGGRIFAPLGAETSLQADVYLQRSDKFLYAGDDFVPDYIYDPGTGAVPFLRASESNERLNDYSVGMSLQHRGWSLKSRLKSRESGNYYGWNERLELDTDPRNIERYFFAEGGYEAPVGSATTLHTTLAYSYYDLDVEAQDYYHDSAAGVWIPYRFSVNESEDRFRVESRLKSRAVEGNAIEAGVLWQRIAERSNEISDTLTPYGDRPLVEEGLRRDNLALYLRDDWDVSRKFGLLLAARGDYYAKEKRFYPSLQVGALYTPDDRWQFKLNYGHAFRVPSWVEQYSVDYGPGDGTRAGNPSLTAETTETFEAIAIFKQDTGQRLQLNSYYALQRDVLDIDDKPAEGGYRNWPSRTSAGFEMAYDAMLLAQDHLNLSLSYTHTTYQTAGSGIEQLMPTAALWMTKGYYVHYMTPLFSLSLLAKYIGERPYNREFEARAGSSNLSPYLTLDTTLAYVSPAHWSLMISMKNLTDADVHYPSYYSRHPGGLPREGRNFLITAEYRF; this comes from the coding sequence GTGAAACTGGGAACAGTGTTGGGATGTGCCTTCCCCCTGATGCTTATGGCTTCCGGGACAGGCAGCGATGATCTGGCGGCTTTGCTGGAAGAAGCGAACCGCGGGGTTGCATCGGCGGGGTTGAACCTCGACTACACCACCTCTGTCGTCTCGGTTCTCGAACATGATCAACTGTTCCGACTCGGGCTGAACACGCTCTTCGAGGCTCTTTCGATCATGCCCGGCGTTGAGACGAGTATCAGCCAGTTCGGGGTGAAAAAAGTGATCGTGCGGGGGCTTGACAATCCCAATACCTTTACCTTCGACAAAACGCGCCTGGTCCTCGACGGCGTTCCCATTGAAACCGCTTTTCTGTCGAACACCGCCACCTTCTTGGAGCTGCCGGTGGGAATCATCGAGCGGATCGAAGTGCTTCGTGGACCGGCATCCGCCTATTTCGGCAGCGGGGCTTTCAACGGGGTGATCAGCGTGACGACGCGCCACAGTGAAGCGGACGGCAGCGGCCTCTTTTTCGGTGGGGGGAGTTATGCCTACCGTATGGGCGGCGGACGTATCTTCGCGCCACTGGGGGCGGAGACGTCGCTGCAGGCGGATGTCTACCTGCAGCGTTCGGACAAATTTCTCTATGCCGGTGACGACTTTGTACCGGACTATATCTATGATCCTGGGACGGGGGCCGTCCCGTTTCTTCGCGCCTCCGAAAGCAATGAGCGTCTGAACGATTACAGTGTCGGGATGAGCTTACAGCACCGGGGATGGAGCCTGAAGAGCCGACTGAAAAGCAGAGAAAGCGGGAACTATTACGGGTGGAACGAACGTCTGGAGCTTGACACCGATCCCCGCAATATCGAGCGCTACTTTTTTGCCGAAGGGGGGTACGAAGCGCCGGTGGGCAGTGCCACGACGCTGCATACGACGCTCGCATACAGTTACTACGATCTTGATGTCGAGGCACAGGATTATTATCACGACTCTGCGGCGGGGGTGTGGATCCCCTACCGCTTCAGCGTGAACGAAAGCGAGGACAGGTTCCGGGTCGAAAGCCGTCTGAAGAGCAGGGCCGTAGAGGGGAACGCCATCGAAGCCGGTGTACTGTGGCAGCGCATCGCGGAGCGCAGCAACGAGATCAGCGATACGCTTACCCCCTACGGTGACCGTCCTCTCGTTGAAGAGGGGTTGCGGCGCGACAACCTTGCCCTCTACCTGCGTGATGACTGGGACGTCAGCAGGAAGTTCGGCCTGCTGCTCGCCGCACGGGGGGACTATTATGCCAAGGAGAAACGCTTCTACCCGAGCCTGCAGGTCGGCGCCCTCTATACACCGGATGACCGCTGGCAGTTCAAGCTCAATTACGGCCATGCGTTCCGTGTCCCCTCCTGGGTGGAGCAGTACTCGGTGGATTACGGTCCCGGCGACGGCACCCGTGCCGGGAATCCGTCGCTCACCGCGGAGACGACGGAGACCTTCGAAGCGATCGCCATCTTTAAACAGGACACCGGTCAACGTCTGCAGCTCAACAGCTATTATGCGCTGCAACGCGATGTCCTCGATATTGATGACAAACCGGCCGAAGGCGGCTACAGGAACTGGCCGTCGCGCACCTCTGCTGGGTTTGAAATGGCATACGATGCGATGTTGCTGGCCCAGGACCATTTGAACCTGAGCCTCTCGTATACCCATACGACCTACCAGACGGCCGGGAGCGGGATCGAACAGCTGATGCCGACGGCGGCGCTCTGGATGACGAAGGGGTATTACGTCCACTACATGACGCCGCTCTTTTCGCTCTCCCTTTTGGCCAAATACATCGGAGAACGTCCCTATAACCGCGAGTTTGAGGCACGGGCAGGGTCGTCGAACCTTTCGCCCTACCTGACGCTGGATACGACGCTGGCCTATGTCAGCCCGGCGCACTGGAGCCTGATGATCAGTATGAAAAACCTCACCGATGCCGATGTGCATTATCCCAGCTACTACTCCCGCCACCCCGGGGGGCTTCCCCGGGAAGGCAGAAACTTTCTGATCACGGCAGAGTACCGGTTTTGA
- a CDS encoding YfiR/HmsC family protein encodes MKRVGIFVLLLPLALAAYQYEPVLLETQAKLVPRFLRMSTGVTNNVEGRLAICVVYDEGEGEVADAFASMVRTAYPDGWKGERIWIVKSRYGSLEQRCARSELLFLLNAEEPNIRRAVSFATAKRKLTVSYENRYLEDGVLISLHVGRSVRPYLNLSQAKEAGIHFSSGLKRISKLLEPPRGKR; translated from the coding sequence TTGAAACGGGTAGGCATCTTTGTATTGTTGCTGCCGCTGGCCCTGGCGGCATACCAGTATGAACCGGTGCTGCTCGAGACCCAGGCGAAGTTGGTACCGCGTTTTTTGAGGATGAGTACGGGGGTGACGAATAACGTGGAAGGCCGCCTGGCGATCTGCGTCGTGTACGACGAGGGAGAAGGAGAGGTGGCCGATGCCTTCGCCAGCATGGTCCGCACCGCCTATCCCGACGGGTGGAAAGGCGAGCGGATCTGGATCGTCAAGAGCCGGTACGGAAGTCTGGAGCAACGCTGTGCGCGCAGCGAACTCCTTTTCCTGCTCAACGCGGAAGAACCCAACATCCGTCGTGCCGTCTCGTTTGCGACCGCGAAGCGCAAATTGACGGTCTCCTATGAGAACCGCTACCTTGAAGATGGGGTACTCATCTCGCTGCACGTGGGTCGGAGCGTGCGTCCCTACCTCAACCTGTCGCAGGCGAAGGAGGCGGGGATACACTTCAGCAGCGGGCTCAAACGCATCTCCAAACTCCTGGAGCCGCCGAGGGGGAAACGATGA
- a CDS encoding diguanylate cyclase, producing MKASISVRVRILGTVVVFALVLFLLVQYQYEVKLKVILNAAEQSKYETVADTVLPVLAVNTAFELREENRQYMMELVEQNPDLVRIVLRTEQAGTIDAQVRQPPEGPEIRLQKVLPDPQGGSALGEVTFVFASRVLQMTEHEHRTFIVSFVLVAGALLMLLIVILHFAIRPLYVLLEWIQNFDPKTDDMSTMPEACCEEVRMIEESMQQMFERIRHYTSELDELNRHLDEKVRERTDELSWTNTQLQEEIRIRKAAEAALKSANERLKALSRLDVLTGIANRRSFQEHLTEHWSICVREHLPLSLIICDIDNFKRVNDTYGHPAGDVVIHTIAEILGSEIKRASDLVARYGGEEFAIILFNTGHEDALALVKRLQEKVWNMSELPSPAEAVRGVSLSFGYCSLVPGPADSISKCISAADEALYRAKKSGRNRIVYGGRDPA from the coding sequence ATGAAAGCGTCGATCAGCGTTCGTGTCCGCATCCTCGGCACGGTAGTCGTCTTTGCCCTGGTACTCTTCTTGCTGGTGCAGTACCAGTACGAAGTCAAGCTCAAAGTCATTCTCAACGCCGCCGAACAGAGTAAGTACGAGACCGTCGCCGACACGGTACTTCCCGTCCTGGCGGTGAACACGGCATTTGAGCTGCGGGAGGAGAACCGGCAGTATATGATGGAGCTGGTTGAGCAGAATCCGGACCTGGTGCGTATTGTTCTTCGGACGGAGCAGGCGGGAACGATCGACGCGCAGGTGCGGCAACCGCCGGAAGGTCCCGAGATCCGTCTGCAAAAAGTGCTACCGGACCCGCAGGGCGGAAGCGCACTGGGCGAGGTGACATTCGTCTTTGCCAGCCGGGTGCTGCAGATGACGGAGCATGAACACCGGACGTTTATCGTCAGTTTTGTGTTGGTCGCAGGAGCGCTTTTGATGCTGCTGATCGTCATTTTGCATTTTGCGATACGGCCGCTCTATGTACTGCTGGAGTGGATCCAGAATTTCGATCCCAAAACCGACGATATGAGTACGATGCCCGAGGCGTGTTGTGAAGAGGTGCGGATGATCGAGGAGTCGATGCAGCAGATGTTTGAACGTATCCGCCACTACACATCCGAGCTCGATGAACTCAACCGGCACCTGGATGAAAAGGTGCGGGAGCGCACGGACGAATTGAGCTGGACCAATACGCAGCTTCAGGAGGAGATCCGCATCCGCAAGGCGGCGGAGGCAGCCCTCAAATCGGCGAACGAGCGCTTGAAGGCCCTGAGCCGCCTGGATGTCCTGACCGGCATCGCGAACCGGCGTTCGTTTCAGGAGCACCTGACGGAGCACTGGTCGATCTGCGTACGCGAACATCTCCCGCTTTCGCTCATTATTTGCGACATTGACAATTTCAAACGGGTCAACGACACTTACGGGCACCCTGCCGGCGATGTCGTGATCCATACGATTGCCGAAATCCTCGGCAGCGAGATCAAGCGCGCGTCGGATCTGGTGGCGCGTTACGGCGGCGAAGAGTTTGCCATCATCCTTTTCAATACGGGGCATGAAGATGCCTTGGCCCTGGTCAAACGCCTGCAGGAGAAAGTGTGGAATATGTCAGAACTGCCTTCCCCGGCGGAAGCGGTGCGCGGCGTCAGCCTCAGTTTCGGCTACTGTTCGCTGGTGCCGGGGCCTGCGGACAGCATTTCCAAATGTATTTCCGCGGCGGACGAGGCGCTTTACAGGGCGAAGAAATCAGGACGGAACCGCATCGTGTACGGCGGGCGCGATCCGGCCTAG
- the mnmG gene encoding tRNA uridine-5-carboxymethylaminomethyl(34) synthesis enzyme MnmG, whose protein sequence is MEYDIIVVGGGHAGIEASLAAARMGKKTLLVSMLAEQVGATSCNPAVGGLAKGHLVRELDALGGEMGLLTDEAGIQYRILNAAKGPAVRGSRAQIDMDKYRIAARNVILNTPNLDLLQETVEGLLYEEQTVTGVRTNLLNEYRAKRVILTTGTFLKGVVHIGEVKQTAGRFGEFSAENLSDSLRALGLKVGRLKTGTCPRVDSKTIDFSVMEQQPGDELPSPFSFRTDRETFAETKQQLPCYIAYTNEDTHGIIEGNFHRAPLFTGQIEGIGPRYCPSIEDKINRFRDKDRHHLFIEPQTEENTECYINGMSTSLPPDVQQAMVHSVRGMENAKIVRYGYAIEYDYVDPTELKHSLETKKVHHLFLAGQINGTTGYEEAAAQGLMAGINAALSLDGREPLVLGRDEAYIGVLIDDLVTKGTKEPYRMFTSRAEYRLLLREETADIRLGKYGHDAGLIDDATFEKFEAKRLQIEEGAALINATEYTPNKEFLAFLESIGEERVTDKISAQQLIARKSFTREKMLKLLPELSKYDPYIQEQIMIDAKYARYVEKQLDEIEKMKKNISIKIPEGFDFASVKGLSNEIVEKLKTFNPPTLQAASQISGVTPAAIEILHIYIKMAQKKAAG, encoded by the coding sequence TTGGAATACGATATTATCGTCGTCGGCGGCGGGCATGCGGGCATCGAAGCCTCCCTCGCGGCGGCACGGATGGGCAAGAAGACCCTGCTGGTCTCCATGCTGGCCGAACAGGTAGGGGCGACGTCATGCAACCCGGCCGTCGGCGGACTGGCAAAGGGGCATTTGGTCAGAGAACTCGACGCCCTCGGCGGCGAAATGGGACTGCTCACCGACGAGGCGGGGATCCAGTACCGCATCCTCAATGCCGCCAAAGGTCCCGCCGTGCGCGGCAGCCGGGCGCAGATCGATATGGACAAGTACCGCATCGCCGCGCGCAACGTCATTTTGAACACCCCGAACCTCGACCTGCTGCAGGAGACCGTCGAAGGGCTGCTTTATGAAGAGCAGACGGTAACGGGGGTACGTACGAACCTGCTCAACGAGTACCGCGCCAAACGTGTCATTCTCACGACGGGGACCTTTCTCAAAGGGGTCGTGCATATCGGCGAGGTCAAACAGACCGCCGGCCGCTTCGGGGAGTTCTCGGCGGAGAATCTCTCCGATTCGCTCCGCGCTCTCGGCCTCAAGGTCGGTCGCCTCAAAACGGGGACCTGCCCCCGCGTCGACTCCAAGACGATCGATTTCTCGGTGATGGAGCAGCAGCCCGGCGACGAACTGCCGAGCCCCTTCAGTTTCCGCACCGACCGCGAGACGTTCGCCGAAACGAAGCAGCAGCTCCCCTGTTACATCGCCTACACGAATGAGGATACGCACGGCATCATCGAAGGCAACTTCCACCGCGCCCCGCTCTTCACCGGCCAGATCGAGGGTATAGGCCCCCGCTACTGCCCCAGCATCGAGGATAAGATCAATCGTTTCCGGGACAAAGATCGTCACCACCTTTTTATCGAGCCGCAGACCGAGGAGAACACCGAGTGCTACATCAACGGGATGAGCACGTCGCTTCCGCCGGATGTGCAGCAGGCGATGGTCCACTCCGTGCGCGGCATGGAGAACGCGAAGATCGTCCGCTACGGCTACGCCATCGAGTACGATTACGTTGACCCGACGGAGCTGAAGCACTCCCTGGAGACGAAAAAGGTGCACCACCTTTTCCTCGCCGGGCAGATCAACGGCACGACGGGCTACGAAGAAGCGGCGGCCCAGGGGCTGATGGCCGGGATCAACGCTGCGCTCTCCCTGGACGGACGGGAGCCGCTGGTGCTGGGCCGCGACGAAGCTTACATCGGCGTTCTGATCGACGACTTGGTCACCAAGGGGACCAAAGAGCCCTACCGCATGTTCACCTCCCGCGCCGAGTACCGCCTGCTGCTGCGCGAAGAGACGGCGGACATCCGCCTGGGCAAATACGGCCACGATGCGGGACTCATCGACGATGCTACCTTTGAGAAGTTCGAGGCGAAACGGCTGCAGATCGAAGAGGGAGCAGCGCTCATCAACGCGACGGAATATACTCCGAACAAAGAGTTCCTTGCCTTTCTCGAGAGTATCGGCGAAGAGCGCGTGACCGACAAGATCAGCGCGCAGCAGCTTATCGCCCGCAAGAGCTTCACCCGTGAGAAGATGCTGAAACTTCTGCCGGAACTCTCCAAGTACGATCCGTATATCCAGGAGCAGATCATGATCGACGCGAAGTACGCCCGCTACGTCGAGAAGCAGCTTGACGAGATCGAGAAGATGAAGAAGAACATCAGCATCAAGATCCCGGAAGGGTTCGATTTCGCTTCCGTCAAAGGGCTCTCCAACGAGATCGTCGAAAAGCTCAAGACCTTCAACCCGCCGACCCTGCAGGCGGCCTCGCAGATCAGCGGGGTGACGCCGGCAGCGATCGAGATCCTGCACATCTATATCAAAATGGCGCAGAAAAAGGCGGCAGGATGA